GAATTCTACCTTCTGGAGTTGATGGTGAGTGCTGTCTCTTTTGCTACTTAGAACGGCGAATGTCCTAATTTCATGATCATTTCATTGACTGGATGTTAACCAAATTAGAGAATGGATCTACTGTAATCTACAGTATAGAAAGCTATGGAATAACTCAATCTTATTAGATGGGCATCCTGAGACTACAGCTTATCAAATACAGGTCAGTTGCCTGAAGTGTATCAGTCTGGGGGTCCATGACACCAAAAAGGCTGAGAACCACTGACTGTGcggctgcgctgtgattggcttgACTTGGTGGTTGTTTGGGTTACCTGTTGACAGTGTaacgtgtgtgtttcaggaCTGCTGCCTGATTGTGTACCACCCCTACAGACCACTGCTGCAGTATGTACAGGATATGGGGCAGGAGGACATGCTACTGCCCCTGGCCTGGTATGAAATTCTCTGTGTACATGTCTAGGTTGAGTCTCTAAAATGCAAATCACTGaaatttacatgtaaatatgtgtgGCAGTAGTACTCAATATCTTTGCaaacactttctttctttctttctttacaagGCGAATAGTGAATGACACATACAGGACAGACCTGTGTCTGCTCTACCCACCCTTCATGATTGCCCTGGGTAAGAACTGTCCCCATGTATTCGTCAGTGCAGCTGCTTAATGTAATCATTGACTCCATATAAGCTCTATTAAATATAACACGATCAGTCTTCTTCTCCCACAGCCTGTCTGCATGTTGCCTGTGTGGTGCAGCAGAAAGACGCCAGACAGTGGTTTGCAGAGCTCTCTGTCGATATGGACAAAGTAAGGCTGGCCTTTGcattattaaataaaatttaaattattaataGTATATTTTAAAGGAGTAGAATCTGGCACAATTGAGGTTCAGACAAATGTATTTGATGCATGTGAAAATCTCTCAATGTATGAAGTGTCTTGTCAAGAGAAAAAACATCCATCgttcaaaatatcagtataaCTTTGCAAGAGAAAGTGGATAGCCTAATAAGAGGTTTACTTCCTTCTGCAGCTATACTTTGCAGCTTTTCACCCCTCAGTTAGTAAAGTGTAATGATAGTTCTTTCCTAGTTTCCCCGAGTTGGGAAAGTTGACACCCCAAAAGTTTTCACTCATTTTGACGGGCCGTCTGCTTGTAAACAGCATCTAGCCTGAGGCTGAGGAGACCAGCATCCTCCCAGCCAACACAGCTGCTGAGGAAGCTGATGATGagtgcttaaaaaaaataaggccAGTGTTCACCTGTGTTTTGATTGGATCTTAGCTGTCACACATTTAGCTTCACCTGACATCCTTCTGTTATAGCTTTTGGCCATTTATTGTTACTGCTGAGATTTTCCAAAGCCCAGCCCACTGCTGGCCATGTtcttgtgacacacacacacacacacacacacacacacacacacacacacacacacacacagtaagtgGTGTATTccagaaaacacactgtaaatgtAAAGCTAGTGTCAGACAAACAGGGCAATGTAGGCTTTGAACATCCTGATAATGGAAAatatgttgtctgtgtgtgttgtgttattttaaCATAAGAAAAGCTGCATATTGCAGGTTTTATTCAAAGAACATTCAGTTCAAGTCATACACACCAATTTAATAGGAATACTGCCTTATTGAGTAAAACAAATGTCGACATAGAATTGAGTTTTTCTGTTTAACATGCACTGGCAGTAGGTTTTTTATGAGCTCTAAACAGGTTTTCCAATGATTGTTAAGCAGCTAAAATCCTAGTTAGGCACAACATGGCTTAATGTTTTTTCTATACAATGGTAATTAGTAAAGAATTAATGAAACAGTGTTATGGAAAACTTGTGTAGCTACAATGACAACTCAGTTCAACTCAGTGAGACACAGGAAGAAAGCAATTTTTACTTGAATATGTTCCATTTGTTTTAGAGAGTTTTGTTTGATGACTAGCTTGGGGCTAAAGTGAGTTAtcttgtatttatgtttttttttttgtttgtttgtttgttttttgtcaagaTCCTGGAAATCATCCGTGTGATTCTGAAGCTGTATGACCAGTGGAAAAATTTTGATGACAGGAAGGAGATGTCTGCAGTGCTGAACAAAATGCCTAAACCCAAGCCCCCTCCTAACAGGTAAATCTCACTTTGCTGAATCCGAGATAAGTCGGAAGTACCTCCTTGTGAAATGACTCACCTAAAAAACTACTGGGGTGGATTTATCTGGAAAGTTCACAGCGGGCTTCAAAGAATTCATAGTCTGctctttttaatatttaactAGGGAGTCCAgagctttttttaaattttttttattgtggtctTATCAATTCCATGTACAGGTTAAACTAGTTATAagtttgtatattttgtttgtatattttgcTTTTCTTACAGTGTAGAATACTTAAGTGTAAGCACGATGCAGATGTTGGTGTTCAAAGTTCACATACATGacattgataaaaaaaaaaaaaaatcaacctttcCCCCATttaatttatcctttatttaaccagggaTTCATTTGAGGTTccaaatctctttttcaaagcAGCAAACAAAGAGTAGTACAGTACATAAAAGATAACGCATAAGATCCTAACAACAGCTTTTCTAACCACAGCTTTAAACTCAACTAAACTTGATCACAGTATGGACATTgaagaaacttgtttttaaataaatgcaaacattCTGATAGCTGCAGAAGCACAATGAGAAACAACTTTGCTTTTTGAGctccagcagcactgcagcttAACACCGTCGACCTGCTTGATGCTGTGGTGTTCAGGCTGGACAGCAGGGACTGTCTATAACACATTATCTGCAAAGAGACAGAGTTACAGAAATAGTCAAGTCAAAGTCTTCATATATTACATGACTTGAATGGGCTGGGTGAAACTAAGGCTGCACGATTATGGCAAAAACTAAATCAGTTATTTTGGTCAGTATTCAGATCACAGTTATTTGACACGGCTGCTCATTGGTTTAGGGATCTAATGCTTTTATTGtagcattcttttttttttttttttttttaaagaaattgatCCTTGATCAGTTGattgaactgaaaaacaaataaagaaaataaataaataaataacacaatttAAGCCTTCAACTGTGTTAGCACTCTGCCACCACCTGCTGTGCACtattaaacacacatacactcaacaAACTGGAGTCAATCAGTCCAGGACTGGCTAAGTGCTCGAATAAGTAAGCTGTGTTTGCTTGGGGTGCAGACACAACCAtgtgacacatttattttatactgTACTTTTTCTCATTCCACATTGGATTCTTTGGAACCAATAGTTTCAGTAGTTTTCCCTTTTTCGTTGACGGGGCGTTCTCTTTCTGCCATCTTTCAGCTTTCACAGAGAGTAGAAAAGTCACTAAACTAATGTTTAAGTGTACTTGGCCAACATGGCGTCTGCTTTGTGAACTTTGTCTCCAGCTGATATAAAAGGTTTAGAGTGTGTTTGGGGTCTGGGCACAGCGCCCCCTACTGCCACGGAGGTAAAAAAGGAGCAAATGCTTGATTTGAAATACAACACCAGAGAAAGTCCAGTTAAGTCAGAGCAACATTGCTAAACGAAGTGCAGCACgaaaagttgttttgttttaatatatCTCAGCATACTGTGACcatctgcctctgtctccctgtgctTTTTCTAGTGAGAGCGACCAGAGCTCCAACGGGAGTCAGAACAACTCCTACAGCCAGTCATAGGCAATGCATGGCATCTGCAGTGTCAATGTATTAAGGATggacctttttaaaaatgtcacacagcATAACCTTGGTGATACCAGTTGGAAAACCACACTGACAGAGGAAAATGGCCCTTTCACTTTTGAACTGACAAGCCCCATCCAAAACAAAGGGGCATTTCTCCACACGTCCGCTAGTCCCCCTCTCAGAATCATCATGGTCTTGTTTATCCAGGAAGTAGTCACCAAAATGTCTGCACTGAGCAGGCAGGTGTGATGTGTTCCAGACTTGAAAAACAGATGAGGACGCTGGGGGGACGTGGAGAAGAGGGGAGCCGGGAATGTGGGGGAAATAAATCGGAGAACATTGGGGTTCACAGCTATACAGTGTGATGgtttggtagaaaaaaaaaaaaagattgatttaATGTCATTGTGATGATCCTGACATCCTTGAACAGTCTCGGGGAGCAAGTCATTTGAAATGGGGCTCCGTGGGATTGAAGAAAACTTGATCACTagtactgtgtgtgcatgcgtgcgagtgtgtgtgtgtgtgagtggccaGGCTTGAGAGGGTTTTCATTCCTCAGGGACTAATAGTAGTCTTCTCTACTGGTGTCTGTAAAATGATTTGATCCTGTGCTGTTACAGAGTGGATCTGATTGGATATCAGTCTGTACAACTGTGATTTGATTGGATCCCCTGCCCACTAAGGTCTGTGCTGGTTAGTCACAGACCTTGGCAGGGGAAATCCCAAGGGAGAATGTAGGCTCCTCTTTAAGGTAGATATTAGCTCTTTGAATATCTGAATTTACTGTTACAAATCAAGAAACCCCTCCTCCCCATGCCCTCGTCCCAATGTAAATAGCCttataattatattttatttttatctcgcTTCTTGGATGGAAATTATGAACGGGGTTAGCTACATACCTGTGCTTCAGTTGAAAGTGCCCCTGTTTGATTAAGGATCATGATTATGTTTGCCTGCTGCGaagcttattttttattatcataattattattattttttttttttcaattattctGCTTTAGGTTTAGAATGATATTGTGgtaatccatgttttttttgtcaagtttttattttttaccagtCAAAGgcttttttgcagtgctgtctTAAAGGCAAAATTAAATCGCTCTAGATTTGTTTGCAAAAATTCagttgtgcatttttttaattcattgtgtGTACCTCTTATGCATTTAATCATTGAATTGTGGCAATATATGTGTGCGTATACCTGTAGATGTCTATATATTTTTGTGATGTAATACAGTGGGagttgtgtgtggctgtattCAGATCAAGGTGCTTGAATGccttacaaaacaaaagctgCTGTTTTAAAGAGAAAACCCTTCATACAAGCACACTGTCCCATTCAGGTGAACTGTAAGAGTAATTATTGCTTTTGCTGGATGCACCAGAAAACATGTTATTCTCCTCATCGGCTCGCTCTTCATGTCTGTCACATGGGAAAACAACTCGAGGGTTGTGTACAACAGCTTATTTAGAGACCACCATGTCACTTTCTCCCACACTGTGCTGTCGTATCCCTCCAGTGAAAGAGACGGAAATGAAGCCACTGAGACTAGTTAGACGCAGCCTTGTTCTGCTTTGCCCCATGGCATTTTGTATCCCCCTTCAGCAGGCTCCATCTGTTGTGTTACTGTTCACTTGAATGGGCATACTAAAGGGCTTTACCCCACCCACCTAATTCTTCTAGAaagatttcacaaaattatGGTTTTTCAAGTATTACTTGAAATTGTACGTATATCATTTTGGAAGCTCTTTTGTGGTAATAAAATGTATGTTGTGCAAAACAAAGTGGTTCACTACCTCTTTCATTGAAGTTGTTATGTCACCATAACCATATGTGTTGTAATATACTCTGGAGAGAAGAAGGAATCTCCTAGCCTACAAAGTCATACGCTTACCCAACCTCAATATATGGAGAATACAGAGTCGTGTCAGGAGTGGGACCCCTGCTGGTAGATATGGGGAATGCATAATTACATGTCTTGACAAAACatatgtacatttgtatttaaaTAGGAGTTTGGTGGTAAATGGACACATAGGAGGGCCCTTTAATAAATATTGCTTTCTATAAAATGAATTTGTGGTTACTCAGTAAAAGAACGCAAGCGAAATGCGCTGAACAGCATCAGATGTATTTACCAGTGGTTACCTCTAGGAGTTGGTACCAAGAGGCACAGTCTCCTTGACGTCACTTTGCAGCGTGAAGTCAGGCAAGACCAGCACGACTAATACCGGAACTCGAGAAAATTTACCTTTAAAATAAAGGCATaacatttggggaaaaaaaaaaaaaaaaaaaaaaaaaaaaaaatatatatatatatatatatatatatatatatatatatttatatatatatatatatacacatatatatatagaactGAATAGGCTAATACTTTgtatgtttgattgtttgtttatgaaaatgatgaGTAGCTTAAGGATGGTTAAATGTATGACAGTAATAATCGATGTTGTGCCACTGAGTTACAGAAGTATGGCTGGGGTTTTATTTCTGGGATGAATAAttctttacatgtttttttttgttgttttttttttattattctttgaTTATTATTCATGAATTTATGCAGTATCAGTATGCAGTAATTTAACAGGATTTTTGTAATCCTGCAAAGCTGTTTCTCACCTGTTTTGATAATTTCAAAGAAATGGAAATTATTCTTGTActaattagcctattattaCTAGGCTACTTCTGAAAGCTATGACTACTAGACGCTATTTAATTGAGAGGGGACAGGCAAGTATTTTATTGTCATAGTCCTCCTTTTTTCATAGCTTTTATTTGGAAAGCAGTAGCCGGAAGCCCTGTTGTTTACTCTGTCAAACTTGACagtttgtgaatggtacagacGGCAAGCTCCGAGCAGGCTGCGGAGGATGTCGACCCCGCTGCGGGGACAAACTCCGGGCGGGATGCTTCACGCCAGTCGCCTCTTCTTCGCAGTAAATCGCACCTCGCCCCCTCGGCACCCATGAAGCCTCCGCTGGTGAAGCCCAGACCTGCCAGAGTCAGGCGGAAAGAGgccggagacagagagaatgtaCTGGCGCGTCGGGTTCGCCTGGACGCGGTCGTGTGTGGTTGATCTTGGCCGGAACCAGAGCTTCTCTTTCGGCCTGCTGGGCTCCGATGAGCAGCTCTCGTTTTATGGGTACATCATCGCCTACCCACTGCAGGACTACGGCGGGATCATGTCAGCTTTGGGCTCGGACTCGTGGTGGCGGAAAACGCTGTATTTGACTGGCGGGGCTCTgctcgctgctgctgcttatCTGCTGCACGAACTGCTCGCCATCAGGTACCAACAAAAGCGAGGCTGTCAATAAGAGTAACTTTAACTGCAGGATGCAGCACTTTGGCAGGCTAAATACCCGGGGCCAGTGTTGAGATCGATTTGGACACTGTCTTGGTTTTTACTCCGGCATCATTCTGTCCACTCCAAATCTTCCAGCTCTGGTGCATTTGTATCGGGGGTTTGATATTACTTAATCTTGCCAGGTTGGGCGGGGTGAGAGCGAAGTCGGTGGAGAATAAGGAATCGTAAGTGGGTGGTTTGTGATGTAACGGGTCCCCCACCTCCACCACGGCCGCCGCCACCAAGGAGATTGCCATGTTTATAAGCTTGTTTAGAGCCTatgaagaaattaaatgaatgaccCCCAGGGAAGCATTGTGGCTTTCAATCCGGCATTCGTTCGCTATTCAAAACCATAACAGATAGGGAGCCCAATTGCAGCGGCTAATTTTCCCTGCAAGATTAGTCTAAGGACCAGCCTAGGCCAGTTCACAATAGCTCGCTTATTACTACAGCAGAAATAAATAGCAGGGTAGGCCTAAATGGTGACTTTAATTTCTTAGCATCTCAAGGACGTGAGATGATGCAGGTCCAGCCTTTGCTTGCTTTATCGTAAGCCCCGCCAGTTTTGGTGTTGGCTGGATGCAGTCCTGCTGTTTTGAAACACCGCAGTTGTGAAAATGACCTTTTACACACAAAAGCCAACCGCCAGTCATTTGAATTGGAATTGacagccaaaaaataaataaataaagggaattaGTAGCTACCCTGATGGATAGGACTACATTTTAATAAGCATTATTACTTGGCCGGAATAAGGTTTACGTGACCGAGTTGGGACGCTGTTGTCCTTAAACAAACATCTCAGGGTACCTGCAGTCCAGGCCCTTTGCCGTTATTAACACGAAATATAGTAATCCTATATTACAGTGTTGGAGGGATGCTacacaaacaccacaacaacaatatCGTAGTCACTCCACATGAGATTACACCCCCAATAAATTACTGTGAGTTCACTATAAACTCACTACTGGGCATTATACATCTCTATAGGCATATTACAGGGATGTTGTAGGGATTTCTTGTTCAGAAATGGATCACATAACAAGGAATGACATTATGATCTACTAGGCCTTACGCAGGCCTATATATACTCGCAGAAATCGATGCAGGAGTcgattttaatttattttaaggTGCAGATTTACGCTGTAGTCTATCGTTATTACTAAAAGTTCATTTGGACTGCGTATCTTTTGTGATATCTCTCCTAGGCGTTGTTCTTGTTACTGGTCTgtctttttttgctgattttaagGCTAAGTAGTTactgtattgatttatttttccatcctTGTAGCCTATGCCACTGTATGAAAGAGGAATGCATTCACCGGGTCAGTGCATACCAAGAGTCAGCGGgcatttcagcaccacagagaCACGGACAGCTCCACTGCGATTGTTTCACGTTTCAGCACTCTGAGCAGAGGACAGCCCCCTCGCTTCTGCATTACGCTCACGTGAAGTGGTTGCCATTTGTGCGTGCAGGGGTTGTGCTTGCACAGTAGTAGCCCAGAGTCTCGAACAGTATCCATGTGAATGCACGATAATCTTTCACAAGGGTATGTTCATCATTTTGACATTGTGCTGTTCCTCGGGCCACATCGCCCTTGGCCGAGGAGGACTCAGCGCCTCCAGTTTGCTCAAAGCTCTCAGTGCCTGCTAACTGTTCAAGAGCCTTGGCTGCAGATCATGTGATGCGTTCAACCATATGACAGCTTCATTTTTAacagtcaggaaaaaaaatgctacctGGTCTACATGGATGTGGTTTTGCCCACACAGCCCCCTTGCAGGAAGGTCAAAGTGCAGATCAGACAGAGCAGCGCCCCTGCTGGTAGGGACTcattggcctttttttttttttgactacaAGGCTACCCTGCTGCACCACTCCAAGTGTTTGGAGATATCCAGTAGCATTTAGAAATTTTCCACAGGCAATCTATGTTGTCCCTGCTGCCACACgggaggttttgtgtgtgtgtgggtgtgggtgtgtgtgcagcctttGATATTGAGAATGTAAACAGGTCAATGGACGGAGAGCGGCACATTATTAGAAGAGTGATTCTCATTTTGTGTTTAGACAAACAACAACTCAAGTGCA
The genomic region above belongs to Myripristis murdjan chromosome 24, fMyrMur1.1, whole genome shotgun sequence and contains:
- the ccnc gene encoding cyclin-C, whose amino-acid sequence is MAGNFWQSSHYLQWVLDKQDLMKERQKDLKFLTEEEYWKLQIFFANVIQSLGEHLKLRQQVIATATVYFKRFYARYSLKSIDPVLMAPTCVFLASKVEEFGVVSNTRLISAATSVLKTRFSYAFPKEFPYRMNHILECEFYLLELMDCCLIVYHPYRPLLQYVQDMGQEDMLLPLAWRIVNDTYRTDLCLLYPPFMIALACLHVACVVQQKDARQWFAELSVDMDKILEIIRVILKLYDQWKNFDDRKEMSAVLNKMPKPKPPPNSESDQSSNGSQNNSYSQS